The sequence TGCAGCGTGCTGTAGTTGTTGTAGAAGCCGCCGCTGCTCGCACAGGCGCCCATGGCGATCACCCAGCGGGGCTCGGCCATCTGCGCGTAGATGGTGCGCAGGATCGGGGCCTGCTTGTAGCTGATGGTGCCGGCGATGATCATCAGGTCGCTCTGCCGCGGCGAGAAGCGCACCAGCTCGGCGCCGAAGCGACTGATGTCGTTGTACGACGACACCGTGCTCATGAACTCGATCGCGCAGCAGGCCACGCCGAACGGCAGCGGCCACAGGCTGTATTTACGTCCCCAGTTGACCGCCTGCCGCAGGCGCGTGGTCAGGTAGTTGCTGGGGTTCTCGAGATCTACTGCCATTCCAGGCCGCCTTTGCGCCAGATGTAAACGAACCCGACCACGAGCACGGCCACGAAGGCCCCCATCTCGGCCAGCGCGAAGGCGCCATGACCGGCCGCGACCAGATCGCGGAACGTGATCACCCACGGGTAGAGAAAGACCGCTTCCAGGTCGAAGAGCAGGAAGAAGATCGCCACCAGGAAAAACCGGACGAAAAAGCGGATCTGGGTGGTGCCGCGGACCGGGACACCGCACTCGTACGTCGAATCCTTCAGTGCCGAGGGCCGGCGGGGCCCCAGCCAGAAGCTCAGGCCGAGGAACAGCCCCGAGAAGGCGGCCGCAACGGCCAGGACCAGCAGCACGGGCATGAACTGAGCGAACATCGCGACTCTCCGGGCAGAAGACGTGGCACGAGACGATTCTCTGGACAGTTCTCCGGGCGGAAGACGGTGCCGCAGGCCGGTAAAGACCCGACTGTTGCCAAAATAACAGAGCGAAAGAGGGTGTCAATCACGGGGTTGCGTCGATGGTCGATCTCCCGCCCGGGGAGGATGATTTCCGGTCACCAGCGGGCGCGACGCCACCTGGCTGCGGGGTGCGGGCTGGAATACGACACGACCAAGCCTTTGCCATACGTCAAGTTACGTGAATTCCGCAGTCGACCCCGGTTCCGGCCGGTCGGCACGATCGTTGCGCTGCTCCCGGCGACATGCGCCAGCCTGCCGCCCGGCGGCAGGGGAACGTCCAATCGGGAGTGGATCCATGAACGATGCCCGACTTCAGGCCGCGACGGAGCCCGCCGCGGATCACCGCCTGGCCGAGCTGGTCGCCGCCGGCACCGCGGCACTCGAAGCCGGCGACCTGCGCCGCGCCCTGGGCGCCTACCAGGCCGTCATCGACGCCTTCCCGGACCGCCCGGAAGGGCACAACAACCTGGGCGCCCTGTGGGCCTCGCTGGGCGAATGGAACCGTGCGGAGTCCTGCTTCGATCGCGTGGTGGCGCTTCTGCCCGAGAACCCGCACGTGCTCTACAACCGCGGCGTGATGCGCAGCCACCTCGGTCGCTTTGCCGATGCCGGCGCCGATTTCGCCGCCGCGCTGACGCACGCCCCCCACGATCCCGACCTGCACAACAACCTGGGCGTCACCCATTTCCAGCGCGGCAATCCGGACGGCGCCCGCCGCCATCTCGAGGCCGCGCTGCGCCTGCGCCCGGACTATGCCAACGCCGTCCTCAACCTGTGCGACGTGGACGAGTCCTGTGACGACCTGCACCGTGCCGTCCGGCGCTGCAACGATTTCCTGGGCTCGTACCAGAGTGCCCCGGTCCGTCGCCGCCTGCTGGAACTGCACGCCATCGCCGGTTCGGCGCACCTCGATGCGGCCTGCGGCACGGCGGAAGCCCTGCTGGCGG comes from bacterium and encodes:
- the nuoB gene encoding NADH-quinone oxidoreductase subunit NuoB; this encodes MAVDLENPSNYLTTRLRQAVNWGRKYSLWPLPFGVACCAIEFMSTVSSYNDISRFGAELVRFSPRQSDLMIIAGTISYKQAPILRTIYAQMAEPRWVIAMGACASSGGFYNNYSTLQGADRVIPVDMYVAGCPPTPENLLYALTQIQERVEREGLVPAAVRHAGRVQV
- a CDS encoding NADH-quinone oxidoreductase subunit A; protein product: MFAQFMPVLLVLAVAAAFSGLFLGLSFWLGPRRPSALKDSTYECGVPVRGTTQIRFFVRFFLVAIFFLLFDLEAVFLYPWVITFRDLVAAGHGAFALAEMGAFVAVLVVGFVYIWRKGGLEWQ
- a CDS encoding tetratricopeptide repeat protein — encoded protein: MNDARLQAATEPAADHRLAELVAAGTAALEAGDLRRALGAYQAVIDAFPDRPEGHNNLGALWASLGEWNRAESCFDRVVALLPENPHVLYNRGVMRSHLGRFADAGADFAAALTHAPHDPDLHNNLGVTHFQRGNPDGARRHLEAALRLRPDYANAVLNLCDVDESCDDLHRAVRRCNDFLGSYQSAPVRRRLLELHAIAGSAHLDAACGTAEALLAAHPDDTPIRQQLGRLMSARHALAENAQRALAEA